The window CGTTATTATGGTTCCTCTAATTTCACAAGATAGTAATGAAATTTGAAACACAGAAGATTTTGTAATGCTAGTATTTAATCAACTCGGTTTGGTTGATGATTGGTACCAGACCCTGCTTTTGCAGTTACGGTTTACCATAATATGTAATTTGTTTATGTAAGAACAAGAATAGTAATATTTGATTAATTCATTCATATTAATAACAGAACTTTTGAAAAGCTGAAACTAagctaatttttaattattgcaGTGGACTGACGGATGCGAACTACAAGGAACTCAATGTTCTGTACGAAAAATACAAGGAACAAGGTCTGTTACCATACATATATACAAAATctggttttcatattttatttgtgaaatataattttaaaaactggACAAAAATATTTAGGGTTGGAGATATTAGCGTTCCCATGCAATCAGTTTTTGGGACAAGAACCAGGAAACAATGAAGAGATTCAGCAAACTGTCTGCACAAGGTTCAAAGCTGAGTTCCCCATCTTTGACAAGGtacttaaactttttatttatcaaatttaaGTATGTACAACCTCTACTAATCACACTCTAATCGAAATTATCAACCTGCAATCCCACAACCTTCACATCCAGTTAAAATtgcaattatttatttactagTAGTTAAAAAGATtggttatatattataaaagagAAATACTTGACGGCAATGTAGGTAGATGTGAACGGGAAGAACACGGCCCCGTTATACAAATACTTGAAAGCAGAGAAAGGAGGATTGCTAATTGACGCAATCAAATGGAACTTCACAAAGTTCTTGGTTTCTCCTGACGGCAAAGTCTCCCAGAGATATTCTCCCAGAACGTCTCCTCTTCAGTTCGAGGTACGTACCACCCCTGTTCCCACCTAAACCGGAATCATCATATTTTCATGTGTGTTCACACATAATGCACAATCTTGTAAccggtcttttttttttgtgcagaaAGATATTCAAGCTCTGCTGGGACAGGCTTCTTCTTGAATCATCATCGAAAGTTTCAAGAACGGgtttatctatttattaaaCGTTACTACATTTGGTCCGTTTCTTAAGAATCCACAACTTTGCAAACTTGTTTGTTCTCTTAATCCTTGTGACCGTGTCTTTAAATAAAGTGTCGTTTCATtgataagaaataaaaagaaatcaGGACCGGCTTGACACATGTATGGGCTCtagaataaaaaatgtttttaattttttacgaTTTATATTcagataatatttaaaatatttttaaaatttaattagtaatattttgcatattttatgatgaaaatacaactatatacatatcaaataattttgaatttttttcaattttatttattgtatttataattttttatataaaaatatagatttataaaaaaatttagccCCTTAACTATTAATATACGAGATGACACGGTTGGATCCGGGATGGTCGCACCGCTTGTTCTCCTACTCAGCCGGCCCTGAAAGAAACCACATTAATCATGTGACTCGTTTTAAagcccaatttttttttaaaaagtcagGCTGAGCTGGATACGTAAACCGAACACGTGAAAGGATCTTAAACCGAACACGTGAAAGGATCTTATTGGATAATTTGCCTTACCGTAAAACCACCACACGTTAAGTATTCTGAATTATCACCTGAATCAAAGTAAAACCATCGACTACATGTCTGCACATCACTGATTCGATGTGCCTGAGGAACAATGCTTTTACTGTAATttcatttgaagaaaaaaaaactcattgcGTTACGATACTGGCTTATGTTgtattaaaaaatgttttaaggATTACAAGAACGAAAAGATGTGAAATAACCaagtaactagattttgacccgcgcttagaaagcgcggatttattttttgaatttaataatttttaatataaacttttatataagatagtttATAAGTTTGGCCATATTGTTCGGAACCGAATAATCAATCCATAccaaattgaaaaaatgaaaccaaacctgaaccaaaatttataaataaccgaacacatcatatatctctagaaccaagataaatatatacctgaattttaaaatacaaattatatatctataaatattaattatatgtaatttctaaataaccaaatatcttaaatatactatttataagcTGAATTATTCAATAAACACAAATTACTCAaacattttttcaaatattttaaaaaaatatcttaataagtCCTCAACATTCAGTCTAATTTTCTAAAGGAACCAAAATACCAATAAGTGGTATCTACAGTCAAACCAGTAAACGCAGTCACTGTATATAATCTAGTttcaatttaattaaaaatccattatttaaaatcttttaaaatctaaaactccTATTAACTCGTGAATCTATACCAGATGACatggtaaaaatataaaataacatgataatatttttcaaaatttgattaaatttctcatataaattttaccaagatataaaattgaataaactacattgtttttatgttatacattctAGTTTACAGGTTTTATAATGACTATTTTAAGATTAAATTTTtgagttttagaaataaaattattagttgagtatagttgagttaactataaatgttaaaaataaataaaatattttatttaaacataaaaaacattctaaaatgctataatttcctgagaaaatatttatacaaaacctTTCCCCTAATAAACCCAgttgtaaaatattttcatcACAAAAACAATCTAGGAaagttttcaaagaaaaagctataattttgaaatataattaagctTTTTGTTgtattgtgaagtatttttctAATCGTAATTGgaagttaatatgttttgaccGTCGAATGgtatcatgtttttaactttctgttaaccgtacttgcatcatgtttttatttgttgttaaagaaaaatgatcatgggttgtatgattattaaatcagttataaaataatctgtttttttttaaataggtaTAGTGGTACAAAAGTAATATTCCAAGAAAAAATAGGGGCAAAATATACCAATGATtctgaattaataatattgatgtatAAATCTTTGGTATATCATAATAAGTTGAGTAATAAATAAGagcattgattattttatagttagaaaaatataaggtaattgattattgtatagttagagaaatatagggtgagaccaaaaaaatagttaaatctAGTGAATAGGTCTAACAACCTTTCATAAGTAGATATTTtgggactccttcccttttaatagtatagatagtaTTTTAGTGGCAATTTTTTAGGGTTTGGCGTTTATAGGTTTCTTATGGTCAGGTCCTGATCTAAATGGTAGGAAAGTGAAAATAGCATGGAAGGATGTACGTAAGATGAAGCAGGAAGGAGGTTTGGGGATGCAATCATTAAAAGAAATAAACCTGGTAAGTTGTCTGAAGCTAATATGGAGGATTCTCTCTTCTAATTTGGTATGGGTTAATTGGATAAATATATACCTTATTAGAAAAGGTGGATATGGAAAAAAATTCTCAAGTGTAGAGATATTGGTAAGAGCTTGTACCGAGTAGATATAAGAAATGGTAGGAAAACATCTTTCTTGCATGAAGCTTGGTCGCCACTGGGTTGTCTTCAGGATATGCTGAGGGAAGGAAACTATATTGATATGGGAATTCCTATAAATGCAACCGTTGATGTGAGTAGGAAGCATAGAAGACAGCATCATCGGGTTCATATCTTGAATAAAGTAGAAGATGAGATTGCGAGGTATACGGCAAACTTTGTTAATGAAGAAGATGTTTCCTTATGGAAGAATGGGACATGACAATACAAAATGAACTTCTCAACGAGTGAAACATGGAAGGTGATTAGAAAAGAGTATATTGCTTGAAATTGGTACAAAGAGATTTGGTTCAAGTATGTCACATCGAAGCATTCTTTCATTACTTGGGTTGCAATGAAGGGGAGGCCTGCAACAGGAGATCGCATGAGGCATTGGAGTGGATTGGTGGACAGATCTTGTGTCTTATGCAATGATCCTTTGGAAACAATGGAGCATTTATTTTTTGAGTGTGAGTATTCTGCTCAAATTTGGAAATAGATGATGGAAGGGGTGTTGCTACACAAGTATACAAATCAATGGGAGAGGATAATGAGGATCATGATAAGGCCGCAGGGGAGTAAAGTGAAGTCTTTTGTTATTAAGTACATGTTTCAATTTGCTATTCACACAATCTGGAGGGAAAGAAATCGAAGGCGGCATGGGGAGAGCCCCTCTCCTGTGAATATTTTGGCAAGTTTGATAGACAAGGGGATGAGAAACAAGCTCACTATCATTCAGAGGAGAAAGGATAAAGATTTGGAGGGAGGGATGATCTATTGGTTTAGTACCAGAATTtgaagtttgtttttttatcattGGTTTTGAGCGTTTCGATTTACTTTGGGAGTTAGTAATAGTAGAAGGAGATAGGGTTTTCATTTAGACAGGTAACACTTGATGTAACAAGGTTATTTCTTCTTTGAATTCAgtttaacattcaattcaaa is drawn from Brassica rapa cultivar Chiifu-401-42 chromosome A05, CAAS_Brap_v3.01, whole genome shotgun sequence and contains these coding sequences:
- the LOC103867865 gene encoding probable glutathione peroxidase 2, with product MADESPKSIYDFTVKDISGNDVSLSQFKGKTLLIVNVASKCGLTDANYKELNVLYEKYKEQGLEILAFPCNQFLGQEPGNNEEIQQTVCTRFKAEFPIFDKVDVNGKNTAPLYKYLKAEKGGLLIDAIKWNFTKFLVSPDGKVSQRYSPRTSPLQFEKDIQALLGQASS